A region from the Spea bombifrons isolate aSpeBom1 chromosome 7, aSpeBom1.2.pri, whole genome shotgun sequence genome encodes:
- the B9D1 gene encoding B9 domain-containing protein 1, whose translation MASSPSVFLLNVTGQIESAEFPEFDELYCKYCFFYGHDWAPTSGIEEGISQITSKNQSAQQTLVWNFPIEITFKSTNPFGWPQIVLSVYGPDVFGNDVVRGYGAVHLPFTPGRHKKTIPMFVPESSSKLQKFTSWFMGRRPEFTDPKVVAQGEGREVTRVRSQGFLTVAFNVVTKDLNKLGYNNISPASQTSAIVPKP comes from the exons ATGGCTTCCAGTCCCAGCGTCTTCTTGCTGAACGTTACCGGGCAGATTGAGAGCGCCGAG TTTCCAGAATTTGACGAGCTCTACTGCAAGTACTGCTTTTTCTACGGGCACGACTGGGCCCCGACCTCG GGGATTGAAGAAGGCATATCTCAGATCACCTCCAAAAACCAAAGTGCGCAGCAGACCCTAGTATGGAATTTCCCAATCGAGATCACTTTTAAAAGCACCAACCCGTTTGGCT GGCCGCAGATCGTGTTGAGTGTCTATGGGCCGGACGTCTTTGGGAATGATGTGGTGAGGGGATACGGTGCGGTTCATCTACCGTTTACACCTGGCAG ACATAAAAAAACGATCCCCATGTTTGTTCCGGAGTCCTCGTCCAAGCTACAAAAGTTCACGAG cTGGTTTATGGGTCGTCGGCCAGAATTCACAGACCCGAAGGTCGTGGCCCAAGGAGAAGGTCGAGAAG TCACCCGAGTCCGTTCACAAGGATTTCTGACCGTCGCCTTCAACGTTGTGACCAAAGACCTCAATAAATTGGGCTACAATAACATTTCTCCTGCTTCTCAAACCTCTGCGATCGTTCCAAAACCATAG
- the LOC128502269 gene encoding melanin-concentrating hormone receptor 1-like: protein MAELWNPVALGLCDLNDSNVTGTGSPTAVFDGRQDHSSIVLPVIFGIICLVGTIGNCIVIYTINKKQKGNHNIADIFIVSLSVTDLLFLLGMPFLIHQLLGNGVWHFGATMCTIITALDANSQFASTYILTAMSVDRYLATVHPIRSSYVRTTCAAAMVILMLCLCSLVTIIPVFMYTQLIELPDGKAGCGIILPNLSTDIYWYTLYQFFLAFVIPLLIICIVYIKIQKHISCVVVPLPQRNFRARSKKITRMSVTICSAFFICWAPYYILQLVHLKVVRPTVAFLYAYNVAISLGYANSCINPFIYIVLSDTFKRHLMKAVCPGQKVSKRHATGDASPSVRICSVPTQETSLSMMYSHNMDNYISLSVSVS, encoded by the coding sequence tttttgacGGCAGACAAGACCACAGCAGCATCGTCCTTCCCGTCATCTTCGGAATCATATGCTTGGTTGGGACCATCGGAAACTGCATCGTCATCTACACCATTAACAAAAAGCAAAAGGGCAACCACAACATTGCCGACATCTTCATCGTGAGCTTGTCTGTGACCGACCTTCTCTTCTTGCTCGGAATGCCCTTCCTCATTCACCAATTACTGGGCAATGGCGTGTGGCACTTTGGAGCCACCATGTGCACCATCATCACGGCTCTGGACGCCAACAGTCAGTTTGCCAGCACCTACATCCTCACCGCTATGTCCGTTGACCGATACCTTGCCACCGTCCACCCCATCCGCTCTTCATACGTGAGGACAACTTGCGCGGCCGCCATGGTGATCTTGATGTTGTGCCTTTGTTCCCTGGTCACCATTATCCCCGTATTCATGTACACCCAGCTGATTGAGCTTCCAGATGGCAAGGCCGGCTGTGGTATCATCTTGCCCAATCTCTCCACGGACATTTATTGGTATACCCTCTATCAGTTCTTCTTGGCCTTCGTCATCCCTCTTCTTATAATCTGCATAGTTTATATCAAAATCCAAAAGCACATCTCCTGCGTGGTAGTCCCGTTGCCCCAGAGGAACTTCAGGGCTCGGTCGAAGAAAATCACTAGAATGTCCGTAACCATTTGCTCTGCCTTCTTTATATGCTGGGCACCATATTACATCTTGCAGTTGGTCCACCTCAAAGTGGTACGCCCTACTGTCGCGTTCCTCTACGCCTATAACGTGGCCATCAGCCTTGGCTATGCAAACAGCTGCATCAACCCATTTATATACATCGTGTTGAGTGATACCTTCAAAAGGCACCTAATGAAGGCAGTTTGCCCCGGGCAAAAAGTTTCGAAAAGGCACGCCACCGGTGACGCTAGTCCTTCCGTAAGGATATGTTCCGTGCCAACTCAAGAGACGTCCTTAAGTATGATGTATTCTCATAACATGGATAATTATATTTCGTTATCAGTGTCCGTCTCTTAA